The sequence below is a genomic window from Brevibacillus agri.
TCTTGCGGAAAATCTTTCATTTGCTGAAAAAACGAGACCTTGCCCATGGCAGCGAACAGCTCGTCGTAGGCAGGCTCGCTTTGCAGCAAGGCGGTAAAAGCTTCTTTGGTCATGCCGTAAGCAGCAGGCTGGTGCACCAGATGAACCGTGGAAAAGCCTTCCCGGTGCAGCGGGAAATGCAGGTTTTTGCGGTACTTTTCCAGCACGCTTGCGTCCAGCTTTCTTTTTCGCGCCTGATTTCGTTGCAGGCAGACGTCAAACGGCGTATTCAAGTAGTAGCATTCCGCGATCGCTGGCGCAAAACGCTCCAGAACCGCTATCCGCTTGTCCCGATCGACATTGGTCGCGTCGAAGACAACGTCGCTTCCCGCAGCAAACGCCTGCCCGATACGGGCGTAAACAGCCTGAAAGACGAGCGGATTTTTGCGCCGCTTCGCTTCGTCGCCAAACAGCTCCAGCCGAACGGCATCCGTGGAGACGAGCACTGCCCGTTCCTTTTTCGCGATCTGCTCTGCCGCACGGGTTTTGCCGCTGCCGGGAATGCCGACCATCATGATTAATTTGTTCATAAAAAGACGTCTCCCCTCAAAGGTGATGTCAGGTGACAGGTGCAGGGGGTCGACTGTTTGCGCATTACATGTTGATTCCGTCCTTTAACAAATAATTCCTTATATTATAGCGTGAATTTGGCAAAAGGGAAGAAAAAAATGGGAGAGGGAGCGAGGCAGGAAAAACATCCCGTATCCGTAAGCGGACGGGATGCTTGCGTGTTTTTCGTTTACTCGTAAAATAGCTTGTCGGGTGTCCATTCCTGCACAGCTACGGTTTGTTCGGCCTGGCAAAAGCTGCACCAGCCTGTGTGCAGGCACTGGTGGTTGCGGCGATCCGGATAGCCGTTGTCCAGCTTGGCGTCGTCGATTTCCCGATAAGGGCTGTAATCGCCGTAGTAGTCGTACAGGCGTCCGGCGTCTGCGAGCAGGGTGCCGCAGCGTTGGCAAGCTTGCGAGAGAGAAGCCAATCCATTGCAAACCGGGCAGAGGTGGTCCATGGTTTTTCCCTCCAGAACATAGGCGCATGCGTATCGCTTTGCTTTTTCTACTGTGTGTCAGAACGCCGTCAGCTATGCGTACACCCGCACGCCTGGCTCGTAGCCGTAACGAAAAAAATCCTTGCGCCGCAACAGCACAGGCAGCACAAGGACGGGGTGATTGTAAAAAAGCAAAACAGTGTGACCGCCTGCGCGCGGCAAGACGGCCATAACGGTTTGGGACGATCAAGACTTGAAGTTGTCCATGCTGGAGGAATGCCCCGGCTGCAATTTGGCGTCCGGATTGAAGTAGGCCACCGCGTTGTTGACAGCGGTAGGAGCCTCGCCGAAGCCGACGGCAATCAGCTTGACTTTGCCCGGATAGGTGGCGATGTCGCCTGCAGCGAAAATGCCAGGAATGTTCGACTCCATACGGGAATTGACGACGATCGAGCCTTTTTCCAGCTCAAGCCCCCAGTTTTTGATCGGGCCGAGCGAGGAGATAAAGCCGAAGTTGACGATGACGGCGTCGACTTCCAGATCGCGCTCTTCTTTCGTGGTGCAGTTCGTGAGGGTAATCCGTTCGATTTTTTCTTCGCCGTGAAGGGCGGATATTTCAAAAGGCGTCGTGACGTTTACTTTGGACGCCATGAGCATTTCTACACTGTGCTCATGGGCGCGGAACTTGTCTCTGCGGTGGATGAGGTGGACTTCTTTCGCGATCGGTTCGAGCATCAAAGACCAGTCGAGAGCGGAGTCTCCGCCGCCAACGACGGCGACGCGCTGTCCTTTGAAGGAGTTCAGGTCGGTGACAAAATAGTGCAGATTGGATTTTTCAAATTTGACGGCATCCGGATGTTCCAGTCTGCGGGGTTCGAACGCGCCCACGCCGGCTGTGATGATGACAGACTTGGAGTAGTGTACGCCTTTGTCCGTAGTGATTTCAAATACATCGTCCGCTTTTTTCTCTACGTTTTCCACTTTCTCTTCCAGGCAAACGGTTTGCTGAAAACGCGAAATCTGCTCCTTCAGATTATTGATTAAATCTTGCGCCAAAACCTTCGGGAACCCGGCTACATCGTAAATGTATTTTTCCGGATAGAGAGCAGACAGTTGCCCGCCAAGCTGGGGCATGCTCTCAATGATTTTCACACTTGCCTGCCGCATGCCGCCGTAAAAAGCGGTGAACAAACCGGCAGGACCTCCACCAATGATCGTAATGTCGTAGATTTGCTCGTCCTTTTGCAGAAAATTCAATCGAAAGCACCTCCGAATAGTCGAAAAACGAACTCCCCACCCATTATAACCCAACAAATGAAAGAAAAAAAAGCAGGGAAAATTCGGCTTCTTGGGCAAAAAACCCTTGCAAATCACGGTAGCACCCGATAAGATGAGGGTGACTGTAAAGAAATTGTCACATTTGTTGTTTGCAAGTTTGTGCTTTTTTTCACAGGTTGGATTTTAGGACATAACAGGCAATCATTTTCGATACGTCATTTTTTATTCGTTGGGGCATCTTAGTACGTAACAGCCTACGTGAAATTTCGCACAAACTTCCTCTGGTTACCATTAACAATGAATGGAAGGGATACCGATGAGTACACCCAAAATCCTCATTCTTGGCGCAGGATACGGCGGTTTGCTGACCACGTTGCAGCTTCAAAAAAAGCTGAATTACAACGAGGCGGAAATTACGCTCGTAAACAAGCACAACTATCATTACATCACGACCTGGCTGCACGAGCCGGCTGCGGGCACGGCTTCTGCTGACCATGCGCGCGTCAATCTGGAAAAGCTTTTGAATCAGGACAAAGTGCAGTTTGTCAAAGGCACGGTCCAGTCGATCCAGCCGGAAGAACAGAGCGTCACGCTGGAAAGCGGCGACGTGCTGACGTACGATTACCTCGTGATCGGGCTTGGCAGCGAGCCGGAGACGTTTGGCATCGAAGGGCTGAAAGAGCACGCCTTCAGCATTCGCAGCATCAACGCCGTCCGCCATATTCGCGAGCATATCGAGTACATGTTTTCCAAATATAAAAACGAGCCGCACCGCACTGACTATCTGACTTTCGTGGTCGGGGGCGCTGGCTTTACGGGAATCGAATTTTGCGGAGAGTTGGGCGATCGCCTGCCTGAGCTGTGCCAGGAGTTTGACGTGGACCCTGAGTTGGTCAAGGTGTATTGCATCGAAGCGGCGCCATCTGCGCTGCCGGGCTTCGATCCCGAGCTGGTTCAGTACGCGATGGACGTGCTGGAGCGCAAAGGCATCGAGTTCAAAATCGGCACCCCGATCAAGCAGTGCACGCCGGATGGAGTGCTTTTGGCGACCGGGGAAGAGATCAAATCGAAAACGGTGGTCTGGGCAGCGGGTGTTCGCGGCAACAGCATCGTGGAAAAAGCGGGCTTCGAGGTCATGCGCGGCCGCGTCAAGGTAGACGAATACTTGCGTGCGCCTGGCTATGAAAATGTGTTTGTCGTCGGCGACTGCGCCCTCATTTTCAACGAGGAAGGACGTCCGTATCCGCCGACAGCGCAAATCGCCGTGCAGGAAGGCGAGACGCTCGGAGAAAACCTCGCCGCGCTCATTCGCGGAGAGCTTCCGCAAAAGTTCGTCCCGCATCTGCAAGGCACGCTGGCCTCTCTCGGCAAAGGCGAAGGAATCGGCCAGGTCGGCTCGAAAAAGCTGTTTGGCAGCACAGCAGCGATGATGAAAAAGGCAAGCGACCTGCGCTACCTGTACAAAATCGGCGGCGTCGGCCTTGCGCTGAAAAAGGTGAAGCTGTAAGCGATGCGTCACGCGAGCATTCAAGTCAGAGGGCTGATGACCCGCGACGAAATGGAGCGGTACAATGCGTTGATGGAAGTGGGCGCTTTTTTGGAAGAGCAAGGGCGGCACGACCTGGCATGGCTTGTACAGCGTGAGGTAGATATTCTCATCCTGCCTGCCATCGATCGGCTCAAGGAAAAGGGCCGGGAGAGGGATCGGGAAAATCTGCGCTACATGATTGACAATGGGCTTCTGGATGACGACGACGATTGATCTGGTACCCCCGGCGAGCGATTGCCGGGGGTTTCGTGTACAATCAAAAGTGGGACAGAAAGCTTGGAGGAGAAAGGAAGCGAGCAGCATGCGCGAAGGAAAAGTGTGGCTGGGAGCCTGCGGGATCGTCATCCGCGGGGAAGAAGCGCTGGTAGTCAAAAAAGCGTACAGCGGGCTGAAGGGACAATGGTCGTTTCCGGCGGGGTTTGTGCAGGAGGGCGAGACGGTCGACGAGGCAGCGGCGCGCGAGGTTTTGGAAGAAACGGGTGTCAAGGCTGTCGTGCGGCAGATCGCGGGCATCCGCTCGGGCGTCATTCGCGAGTCGATCAGCGACAACATGGTCGTTTTCTGGATGGATTACGTGAGCGGCGAACCTCGTCCACAGGAGGGCGAAATTGTCGAGGCGCGATTTTTGCCGATTCGCGAGCTGATGGATGACCCGCTTTCTTCTACATACTTGAAAATTATTTTGCCTGGCTATACAAGACGGGAGGAAGGCATGGAAGGGCAATCCTATGAGATTGATCCCGTCTTTCAGTACACCTCCTATAAAATCTTCAAGCAAGGCTGAGAATAGGAAAGCTAAACCGCGATGTTTCCGCTTACATCGCGGTTTTTTCTGCGATATCGGAGAAAAACTGTGTTGTGAAGAACGGTTCTGTTCTGCTATAGTTAGATACATCGAAATAATCTGAAAATACATGCAATTAATAACGGAGCATGTATGGAGAAAGGGGAGCTCATCATGAGACATAACCAAGAACAATGCCCGTACTGCCATGGCCAAGGGTATTTCCAACTGCTCCTGGGTGGCACGGAAAATTGCCCGAACTGTGATGGCGCAGGAAAAGACGTTCATCAGGAAGCAGTATCCACGAACAAATAGCACACACCGTTGTTGCATAGAGCAAGAGCCGTCAGGGGACCCGGCGGTTCTTTTCGTTTGCGCTCGCGGCGGTTGTTCGTATTGACCTGTATCTGCCATTTTTGCTACACTAAAAGGCGAAAACAGCCCGTCCTCCTTTGATTTGCCGACCGAAAAAAGGCAAAGCCGGAGACGATGGCAGGAGGTCTTGCGGTCGATGAGCTTATTGCAATTTATGGTTTCCATCGTTTTGTTCACCGTGCTCGGTTTTGGCATTGGGTTTATTTTAAACATGATTTTGAAAACGACATGGCTTCCAGTCGTGATCGGAGTTGGCGTGGTCGTAGGGGCGCTGATCTATCAAAAGATCGTTCCCGGCGTCTGGGATGCCGTGATTCTCGGCTGCGGAATGGCAGG
It includes:
- a CDS encoding NAD(P)/FAD-dependent oxidoreductase, coding for MNFLQKDEQIYDITIIGGGPAGLFTAFYGGMRQASVKIIESMPQLGGQLSALYPEKYIYDVAGFPKVLAQDLINNLKEQISRFQQTVCLEEKVENVEKKADDVFEITTDKGVHYSKSVIITAGVGAFEPRRLEHPDAVKFEKSNLHYFVTDLNSFKGQRVAVVGGGDSALDWSLMLEPIAKEVHLIHRRDKFRAHEHSVEMLMASKVNVTTPFEISALHGEEKIERITLTNCTTKEERDLEVDAVIVNFGFISSLGPIKNWGLELEKGSIVVNSRMESNIPGIFAAGDIATYPGKVKLIAVGFGEAPTAVNNAVAYFNPDAKLQPGHSSSMDNFKS
- a CDS encoding YuiA family protein, which produces MEKGELIMRHNQEQCPYCHGQGYFQLLLGGTENCPNCDGAGKDVHQEAVSTNK
- a CDS encoding AAA family ATPase, translated to MNKLIMMVGIPGSGKTRAAEQIAKKERAVLVSTDAVRLELFGDEAKRRKNPLVFQAVYARIGQAFAAGSDVVFDATNVDRDKRIAVLERFAPAIAECYYLNTPFDVCLQRNQARKRKLDASVLEKYRKNLHFPLHREGFSTVHLVHQPAAYGMTKEAFTALLQSEPAYDELFAAMGKVSFFQQMKDFPQDNPHHQHTLCRHTYHVLEYVNTFYEEDDKLLLQIVALFHDVGKLYTKVFKEAKGHYSYYRHEYVSSQIAAHFLKELGFADAFVFQAVALIEMHMKIAYGGDEGASEIYHLAGADLLTKLYFFKEADHYGK
- a CDS encoding NUDIX domain-containing protein encodes the protein MREGKVWLGACGIVIRGEEALVVKKAYSGLKGQWSFPAGFVQEGETVDEAAAREVLEETGVKAVVRQIAGIRSGVIRESISDNMVVFWMDYVSGEPRPQEGEIVEARFLPIRELMDDPLSSTYLKIILPGYTRREEGMEGQSYEIDPVFQYTSYKIFKQG
- a CDS encoding NAD(P)/FAD-dependent oxidoreductase — translated: MSTPKILILGAGYGGLLTTLQLQKKLNYNEAEITLVNKHNYHYITTWLHEPAAGTASADHARVNLEKLLNQDKVQFVKGTVQSIQPEEQSVTLESGDVLTYDYLVIGLGSEPETFGIEGLKEHAFSIRSINAVRHIREHIEYMFSKYKNEPHRTDYLTFVVGGAGFTGIEFCGELGDRLPELCQEFDVDPELVKVYCIEAAPSALPGFDPELVQYAMDVLERKGIEFKIGTPIKQCTPDGVLLATGEEIKSKTVVWAAGVRGNSIVEKAGFEVMRGRVKVDEYLRAPGYENVFVVGDCALIFNEEGRPYPPTAQIAVQEGETLGENLAALIRGELPQKFVPHLQGTLASLGKGEGIGQVGSKKLFGSTAAMMKKASDLRYLYKIGGVGLALKKVKL
- a CDS encoding YuiB family protein — protein: MSLLQFMVSIVLFTVLGFGIGFILNMILKTTWLPVVIGVGVVVGALIYQKIVPGVWDAVILGCGMAGTVGSGWTISTLRKKGYRMF